From a single Stomoxys calcitrans chromosome 4, idStoCalc2.1, whole genome shotgun sequence genomic region:
- the LOC106092810 gene encoding putative gustatory receptor 2a, which produces MDILESVSILQIIYQIGSLSPWLVDRSTWSLKRCRLLEVYTCLVILVSTALLLYGLFADDVLIKVNAHEIGETVDLIQLVGIRVSHIVSITEALVRKQEQKRFYDQLKEIDGIFEKRLNVNVNNGKFRRLTITRGVLMLCVYIVSEGFILTTHMISTEKESFYTYWIFYMMPLLICGLRYFQMFTAVQMIKRRFDKLILVLNEINLIKPDVTPVDTVKNDIFYKTMEPVKSVAHSTFTLLELSLQKQNKRHNVENPDMKRLLIIRDLYNRLYLMTGILNRFFGISMLVNLGNDFISITSNCYWIFINFKNFAATTQDFLQIAGSAVWSVPHLLNVLILAILCERTVQSTTSIALGLHRINIDTMNDNHNSVIQQFSLQLLHQKMAITAAGFFNIDCSLLYTIVGSTTTYLIILIQFHLSETES; this is translated from the exons GGAAGTCTTTCGCCGTGGCTGGTGGATCGCAGTACCTGGAGTCTAAAACGTTGCCGATTACTGGAGGTCTATACTTGTCTGGTGATATTGGTATCCACTGCTCTACTGCTCTATGGCTTATTTGCCGATGATGTTTTGATTAAGGTCAATGCCCATGAAATTGGAGAAACTGTCGACTTAATACAGCTGGTGGGGATCAGAGTCTCCCATATTGTGTCCATTACAGAAGCTTTAGTTCGCAAACAGGAACAGAAGAGATTCTATGATCAACTAAAGGAAATTGATGGAATCTTTGAAAAACGCTTAAATGTGAATGTAAATAATGG aaaattCCGTCGACTAACCATCACTAGAGGGGTACTAATGCTATGCGTTTACATAGTTTCCGAAGGTTTTATTTTGACCACCCACATGATATCCACGGAAAAAGAGAGTTTCTATACCTATTGGATATTCTACATGATGCCTTTGCTTATCTGTGGCCTGAGATACTTTCAAATGTTCACTGCCGTACAAATGATCAAAAGGAGATTTGACAAATTAATCTTGGTATTGAATGAGATAAACCTGATAAAACCAGATGTAACCCCCGTAGATACAGTGAAAAATGACATCTTTTACAAAACCATGGAACCTGTCAAGTCTGTAGCCCATTCGACTTTCACTTTGCTGGAATTATCATTGCAGAAGCAGAATAAACGACACAATGTGGAAAATCCCGATATGAAACGTTTGCTCATTATCCGAGATCTCTACAATCGTTTGTATCTTATGActggaattttgaatagattctTTGGCATTTCAATGTTGGTTAACCTGGGAAATGATTTCATATCGATCACCTCCAATTGCTATTggatatttataaattttaaaaattttgctgcGACCACACAGGATTTTCTACAAATAGCTGGCAGTGCTGTGTGGTCGGTGCCACACTTGTTGAATGTCTTGATTTTGGCCATTTTATGTGAAAGGACGGTGCAGAGT ACTACCAGTATTGCTTTGGGTCTACATCGCATCAACATTGATACAATGAATGATAACCATAATTCAGTG ATTCAACAGTTTTCTCTGCAATTATTACATCAAAAAATGGCAATAACAGCTGCTGGCTTTTTTAATATTGATTGTTCCCTGCTTTATaca ATTGTTGGATCCACTACTACATATCTGATTATTCTTATTCAGTTCCATTTAAGTGAGACGgagtcttaa